CGGGCCGCCGTGGCCAGCCAGGTCGCCTTGACCGTCGCCGTCCATGCCGTGCCGGCGCACGGTCCTGGCGCCCTCGACCGGATCCTTCCACGCGCCGGTGTGCACGGTGACGCCGTTCCACGCGATGTCGCGCGGCTGGCCGACGTTGACCGAGACGAGTGTCGCCATGGTGCCGGTCCTCTCAGGCGGTCGGGACCTGGTCGACGGTGAGGTCGCGGTCGATCCCGTGCGGCGTGACCAGTTGACCAGGTTCCAGGTGCAGCACCTGGTTGTCCAGCGTCACGGTCACCAGGTCCGGCTCGAAGGACACCAGGTCGCGGACCCGGCCGGCCTCCGGCCAGGCGTCCACGTACGACCAGGCACCACGATCGACACCGGCCACGCTGTAGTAGCTCGCGAGTCCTTTGTACGGACAGAAAGTCTCGCCTGCCACCAGGGTCAGCGCCGAGCCGTCGATGTCGGCGCGCGGCACGTACCACCGCGGCGCGAAGCCGGATTCGTAGAGGACAACCGGATTCGTCGTGTCGGCGACGACGCGGTCACCGACTCGCACGACCAGATGCCGCGACGTGCGGCGGATGTCGACGCGGTGGTACGGGTCGGCCGCGTGGCCGACAATTCGCTCGTCCTCCTCGAAAAACGCGTCCATCGCGCGCCACGCGAACGCGACCCGGCCGGTCAGCTCGCTCGCGTACGCCGGCAGGCCGGTGTGCTGCCACGCGCCGCGCTTGGCGGTCTTGCCGCCGGCGGTGACGGTGAACCAGGCGGTCGAGCCGAGGTCGCGGTGTGTCGTGACCGTGCTCAGCCGCTCGAGGACCTCGGATCGTACGGATTCCAAAGGAAAGTATGCGACCGGATAGCGGCCGGGCTCGTGCAGCAGGATGACATCCTCGCTGTCGGCGATCCATTCGCCGCCGAGCTTGACGCGCATCCGGCGGCGCGGTGGCTCGGCGAAAAGCAGCCGCTCCGGAATCGGCTCAGGAGTGAGGAAACGACCGACCGTCGCGCCGAGCGGTCCCTGTTGCCAGGCCAGTCCCATGATCGTTCTCCTTTGTCGGGTAAGGGTTTCGCCGCCGTCGACGGACAACGTGACGCCGGTGAGGAAGGTGTTGGTCATCG
The nucleotide sequence above comes from Fodinicola acaciae. Encoded proteins:
- a CDS encoding SDR family oxidoreductase: MDGGAVLVIGPLMLAKHLGPRINAGGPLVLFSGVAAFKGRHDGRGDHQRRRRHAHALAGRRARADPGQCHLPGVIDSGAWDGLGEQAKADYFRQMADRNPAGRIGTTDEIASAALFAMTNTFLTGVTLSVDGGETLTRQRRTIMGLAWQQGPLGATVGRFLTPEPIPERLLFAEPPRRRMRVKLGGEWIADSEDVILLHEPGRYPVAYFPLESVRSEVLERLSTVTTHRDLGSTAWFTVTAGGKTAKRGAWQHTGLPAYASELTGRVAFAWRAMDAFFEEDERIVGHAADPYHRVDIRRTSRHLVVRVGDRVVADTTNPVVLYESGFAPRWYVPRADIDGSALTLVAGETFCPYKGLASYYSVAGVDRGAWSYVDAWPEAGRVRDLVSFEPDLVTVTLDNQVLHLEPGQLVTPHGIDRDLTVDQVPTA